From a region of the Georgenia yuyongxinii genome:
- the ndk gene encoding nucleoside-diphosphate kinase, translating to MTTSDIATERTLVIVKPDGVARHLIGEVLRRVEAKGYRTVALELRTADADLLAQHYAEHEGKPFFAPLIEFMMSGPVVAAIVEGHGVIEGFRSLAGTTNPTSAAPGTIRGDLGREWGTAVVQNLVHGSDSPESAAREIGLWFPGL from the coding sequence GTGACCACATCTGACATCGCCACCGAGCGCACCCTCGTCATCGTCAAGCCCGACGGCGTCGCCCGTCACCTCATCGGTGAGGTGCTGCGCCGCGTCGAGGCGAAGGGGTACCGCACCGTCGCGCTCGAGCTGCGCACCGCGGACGCGGACCTGCTGGCCCAGCACTACGCCGAGCACGAAGGCAAGCCGTTCTTCGCGCCGCTCATTGAGTTCATGATGTCCGGCCCAGTCGTCGCCGCCATCGTGGAAGGGCACGGCGTCATCGAGGGCTTCCGTTCCCTCGCTGGCACGACGAACCCCACGTCCGCGGCCCCGGGCACCATCCGCGGCGACCTCGGGCGCGAGTGGGGCACCGCCGTCGTGCAGAACCTCGTCCACGGCTCGGACTCGCCGGAGTCGGCCGCCCGTGAGATCGGGCTGTGGTTCCCGGGGCTCTGA